The genomic stretch aatctcaccaaagattaaccacgcaataataataatggacgtggcttaagatgggaactattaagaaagaaacggaaggtttaatgctggctgctcaagaacaagcgcTACAAAcgaatgccatgaaagcgaagatacaaaaatccactgacaacccaaactgccgaactttgcaataacaaagtcgaaactgtttcacatttaatatgtgaatgcagcaaaattgcacaaactgattgcaaagctagacatgactgagttgctaaattaatccactggtcattatgtaaaaaatatgatttacccgtatccagaaagtcatgggaacataacgtggaaaaagttatcgaaaatgggaaggtgaagatcttgtgggactttcaaatacaatcggatcatcatttggaacacaacacgccagatatcatggttgtggagggccgaagtgtacagtttattgatatcgcaagaactagaaaaaatcatgaaatatcgcgacctggccatcgaaactacacggctatggatgaagcatataacagtgatacccactgtcatcagggcacttggcaccatgtccaagaattttacaggATACACCCACAAatagcagcttcctgcaataacaccagtggaactgcaaaaaactgcgctactcggaacatcttatattttaagaagatacttggttgatacctaggacgctggcagcaaaccgtatcaaccattagcaccagtcactggtatttgtaatgcatgttcagttggctgagtttcatgtttaatgaataaagtctaatatagtaataatatagtaatagtaatagaagaagAAGTTGGGTTGGCTCACAACGttgcagagttagcaatagcaatagcagttagacttatataccgcttcatagggctttccagccctctctaagtggtttacagagtcagcatattgcccccacagtctgggtcctttttcacccacctcggaaggatggaaggctgagtcaaccttgagccggtgagatttgaaccgctgaactgcagatagcagtcagctgaagtggcctgcagtactgcactctaaccactgcgctacctcggctctatataagtTGATGCCCAGCTCATTCGGAATGCAAGGATATGACTTACAAATGTCTTTGAATCATTCACATAAATATGCATGCATGCCGTTTATAACGGTAGCCTTGATGAGAAGACACAGGATAACGGAGCGCAAGGAACGCTTAAGAGGGTTACATTAACAGAGAATATGAAGAGGCGGTTAGAAATCACAGGGCAAGTGACACCTTATCCTGATAACCCGGCGATAAAAAAAATTGTAGGCTGTGATGTATAGGCAGAGTTGTTGCCACTTGCTAGACCGGTTGAATGCTCTTCCTGGGAATCTTGCAGGCCATCTAGTCCAGCAGTCACCAAATATTGGTCTGCAGAaaaactatttacattttttatattgctctaaatcaggggtcctcaaactacgtgCAATGAAGGTTGtgctgctgcagagagtctcccccttcaggctctttttgtgtgggtcggagaggggcagaaattccgacttggggtctggtattgggctttgggcgaaggcgagagggaagcactgctggtggtgaagagccagagggcctcgttccagtgggactgcatcatggcctggaactggctgaccatctcagcccgctgagtctCCAGGCGCCGgtccctggccttgcactcccgcagctcttccctctgcttggaaagcctatgctcgtagtcctcagtgaggtgcttctgctgagcctccttttcGGTCAGATCCAGTTAGaaatgagctgttttgccaactctttctcctggtggctgcttagctccaacaattgttcctgttggggccctaagaagCCCAGgtaggcaggcgaggagtggctgggaggggaggggcaagtagaagCTGGTGAGGCGCCCCTTAACATGAGTGacatgagttggccacaccctcccagtcatatgaccacctagccacacccacgcAGCCAGTCATTGGGGAGATCATATTagggtccacgggatttaaacgtatgaatttagtggcccctgaggtctgaaaggttggtgacgcctaatctagtccaacccccagcccataCGTAGTCCTGATGTGCAACaaaaattgagctcaaaatttgttgctaagcaaaaaaCATTCGTTAACTGAGTTTTTACAACCTGatattacaacctttcttgccacagttaagtgaatcactcagacgttaagttagtaacatggttgttaagtgaatctggcttccccgggGACTtcactggtcagaaggtcgcaaaagcggatcgcacgatgctgcaaccatcataaatatgagtcggtggccaggcgtctgaattttgatcacaagaccatggggatgccggagaagtcgtgtgaaaaatggtcataagtcactttttcagtgccgttttcaGAACCTTtacagacactaaatgaactgttgtaagttgaggactgcctgtagaaggacgaaggaagccgtgtactttgaaaataaaagaattcTAAAGCGGAGGGAATCTTGAAAGAAAGACTCACTGGCGTATAAGTTGATGAATATGCAGTAAGAGAGTATTAGATACAAATAGTAGTTAGTTAGTTCTCTACTAAGAACCATAATTCAGACCGAACctctggttgttaagcaagacagttgttaagtgagttgtgccccatttaaTGACGTGTGCCACCACTGTTAAGATAATTGCTACAACTGTTAAGACAGTCataaagtcattaagcaaatcccccgttgactttgcttaccaGCTGGGAAAGTTACCAATGGTGACCACAGGACCattcaactgtcataagtacatgccagttgccaagtacccaaagtttgatcacgtgactataggATGCTGCAACGATTCCCAACTAAGAGTCACTTTCTTGACTTCTGTTCATCTGAgtccaaagcaacagaaggccTACGAGCCATATTTGCTTAAACAGCAGGTGCATATTTTCCAACTCAAACGCTTAAAGATACGTCAAAAGGAATACGAGaaagacagtttttaaaaaacgAACTAGAGTGcctaaaagagagagagggaggagggagggagggagggagggagggagagggaggagggagggagggagggagggaggagggagagagagagagagagagagagagagagagagagagagagagagagagagagagagagagagagagagagaggagagagagagagagagagagaataacttACCGACAAAAACACTGAGGGATTTCCCCTTGGCCGTACAAAGGAAATAAGAAGGGGGTATTGCCGTAGCGCCCCAGGCACTGTAGAAATTTTTGAGTGGCCTTCAGCCCATCTATGGTGCAGCAATCGGCCTCCGAGACCATCGCAATGGAATGCAGAATGAAATGCTGCAGGTTGGGCGTTAACTTCTGGGTTTTTAAATAGTCGGCAAACTTGCGATCCTTCTGAGCTGTCtcgggaaaggagaggagaagagggggaggggagagggcagggaagagaagggaagagagaaggggaaggagaggggagggcaggagaggagagagggagggaagggcaggggaggagaggagaggggaaaggggagaggaggggaaaggagaggaggagaggggaggaagagaagaggggaggggagaggaggaaagagggaagggaagaaaggaagaaagaaaagagaagagaaaaaagaggattTCAGCATGACCATCTTTATATATGTCAAGAAAACACAAGGTCCTCAGTTACAAGAAGTCCTTTACTTACGACCGACCGATTAGCGACCATTCTGTGTTATCTTATTCCAAGGTTCCAGATCATCACTTTCAGATCTAGGGCTGGCCAACATGGGCATCATGAACACCAAGGTCCAAATCTGAGCACAGATTTGTCTATAGGTCTCCTCCTATAGGTTCTGACCTATCTGAATGGTCAGAATGTCTCCACACCAGAAACCCAACAATGTTAAACCACCTGGGAACGCCAGCCACCTGGAACTTCCCGAGATGCTCCCATGGAAAATAGGGTCATGAGgttttaatacaatagcagagttggaaaggaccttggaggtcttctagtccaacccccagtctaggcaggaaaccctacactgtttcagacaaatggctatccaacttcttcttaaagacttccagtgttggggcattcacaacttctggaggcaacttctgttccactgattaatttagttttagttttcaaAGTGGAATGGGACCTTTCGTCTCCTACCATCGGCcgcccctccttctcccccagtgTTCCTCCTCGGGCGATTCTCCTCTGACTTTTCTCCCCAGCTGACACGCCCCCACCCCTTGGCCCTCGGCCATGGCCCATAGCGCCTCTGTCCCACAAGCTTCCGCGCAGCCCATTCACCTCAGAGAGGTTCCATTCATTGAAGAATAAGGAGACAGAGGATTCCCcatttgggggaaaagatacCCACCTTGGTATTCATCAGGGCGCTGTTCAAAATCCAGGCAAAAGGTCAGAAATCTCATCAGCATTCGTTTTTCACCATTGTCAGCTGTTTGTTGTGAAAATGTCCGCTCTGGAACATGGAACCTGAAACGAGAGTTTCGGAACATCCTCCCTTTACCacatagggacacagtggctcaggggctaagatgctgagcttgtcgatcagaagggtcggcagttcggcggtttgaatccctagtgtcatgtaacaaagtgagctcctgttacttgtcccagcttctgccaacctagcagtgcgaaagcacgtaaaaatgcaagtagaaaaaaaaggaactacTCCTTTGAGAGTCCCACCTGCCCCAATATTGAATGGCCTTTAAGATTTtccctcctttttatttttaatgtcgtggttctataattttttaaaaaaatccaaatttaatTTGTACTTTCAATGTTAATTTTTTATACATCGCTTTATTTATCGGTTGTATTATATCGTAAGCAGCCCAGGGGCTCTCTTTGAGAGCATTGGGCGgtttagaaataagaaataaaaataaaataataaaaaaaataataaaataataaaataataaaataataaaatataaaataaaaaaaataataaaataataaaataaataaaataataaaataataaaataaaataataaaataataaaataataaaataataaaaataaataataaaataataaaataataaaataataaaataataaaataataaaataataaaaataataaaataataaaataataaaataataaaataataaataataaataataaaataataaaataaaataataaaataataaaataataaaataataaaataataaaataaataaataaaataaaataaaataaataataaataaaataaaatataaaatacattctgAATAGATGGAAGTAAGAGGCAGGGATCAACAGGACCACATTCATTAAAAttgcaatagcaatggcacttaagaattatataccacttcacagtgcttttacagttatctctaagcggtttacagagtcaacatattgttctcaacaatctgagtcctcattttaatgaACTCAGAACAATTAAAGGCTGAGTCTAtcctgagccggtcaggatcaaactcttggcagtggacaaatttagcctgaaatactgcattctaacaaaggaaggaaggaaggaagggaggaaggaagggagggagggagggagataccacttagacttatataccacttcacagtgcttttacagccctttctaagtggttcacagagtcagcccattgcctccaacaatctgggtcctcattttacccacctcggaggatggaaggctgagacaaccttgagctggtcaggatcgaactcttggcagtgggcagagtcaatctgcaatactgcactttaaacaacagcgccaccacagctcagtgAAAAGGAATGCTTTCCAAAGAGCCGTGAGTTCAGTGTTGTAATCTGGCTGATTAGCGTACCTGTTCCACTCTGCCATCCCTCAATGCAAGAATACGGGTGACGTTTTTGAACTCGGCATATCGGCTGACGTTTGACTTGATGAGGAGGTCAATCAGCAATCCTCGGGAATAGAGGAGCTgcaggagggagagagtgagaaagaaagagaacatgtATGCAAATTCTCCCAAGAAAACACGACTGCCgttgaaataaaacttttttcttccttgttgTTATTGCTTGCAAGGAACCCGCTAGCAAGAATGCTAGGCATTTTGGAAATTAAATGTGTCTCTTCTGGCTGAAGAAACGGGAATGCGAAGagtcttaaaaaaataatgacattttgaaaagcagCAGCAAATCAGCCCTAGGCAGCTGGAGAAAATAACCTCAAAGGCTGAAGGGacactaggtaaaggtaaatgttcccttgtatatatgtgctagttgttcccgactctagggagcagtgctcatctccgtttcaaagccgaagagccagtgctgtccaaagatgtctccaagcttcttggatgagaagcgaaacatcttcaaaggaaaaaaacaagaccgttttctagttgcctcctgaaaaaaacacctttgggacaaccatgacctggatgactgagaatctctacagacttttagccaaCCATATTTTAGCCTATTGTGCAAACGGTGATAACGACTTAGCAATGAGGGATGCTGTGTGTGTGAGCCCATGAAAGTGTGCAAACTTGATTAACAGGGGAAAACCCAAATGCATAAATATGTGCTGAATGGACAGAGCTGGGTTCCGTGCAGGAAACATTTAACACTCACACGCACAAACATGTTTTATTAAAAGTTTCGCTTTGGATAGTAAGATGGGTGGGATATAaatttttgtaaataaattaaaaaaaagtaaaacatttttccaaAGAACTCAAGGAAACTAATAAAAAGTACAaggaacaaaaaaagaagaaaagaaagaaggtaaagcagcagaaagaaagaataaaaagaaataaaagcttcTGATTTCCTTTGCAGCAAACACAAGTTCaattacaaaattatctcttactctaaaggtaaaagtaaaggttcccacgcatgtgctactcgttcccaactctagggggcggtgctcatttccgtttcaaagccaaagagccagcgttatccgaagatgtctctgtggtcatgtggccagcatggctcaatggcaaagatgcacagaatgctgtttccttcccaccaaaggtgattcttattttttctacttgcatttttatgtgctttcgaatggctagcttggcagaagctgggacacgtaatgggagctcactccattacacggcgctagggattcgaaccgccaaactgctgacttttcagatcgacaagctcagtgacatagccactgagccatcgcgtcccttgTAAGTAGCCTTCCAACCCCCACAAATATGAAAGCAGGGGAAaatgagccactgagccaccgcatccatcCAAAATTATTATAATATCCTAGGGGATATTTTTCCACAAAGGAATATTATCCCACTAGGAAAAAACCTGGAAAGACACTTAGAATTCAAAGAAGCtagaggtggtccttgacttacgaccacaacttccaaaattaacagttgttgtgagttttgccccgttttatgactttcttGCCTCAGTGGTTAAGggaaccattgcagttgttaagagagtaacatggctgttaagtgaatcaggcttcccatGGACTTTTTTCTCAGAAGATTGCCAATAGGGGGTGCATGACCCCGGGGACCATCGTAAATGTGAGACCATTGCCAAgcctctgagttttgatcatgtgaccagttgCGAAAAATGActgtaagtcgcttttttcaatgATGTAGCTTTAAACAGTGCGCGTTCCATGcgtcttcggcattgagtcatgccggccacatgaccacggagacatcttcggacagtgctggttttGGAATagtgatgagcaccaccccctagagttgggaacgactagcacatatgtgcgaggggaagctttacctttatatattctACAtatcctttccatcttccttgtTTTGCGTGTGTTTGGACTCCGGGCTGAACGGCTGCCTTTATTTCTTCCATATCCCAGCAAACATGCAAGGGTTACAAGTTGAAACCATAAAACTTAAATCTCCTAAATACCTTTGCTCACTTTGTGTAAGCTCCAAATTTATTATACATTCTTGGaaggaatgtaaaaaaaaaaaacgtcgCACAAGATAGATGACCTCACTTCGAAAAGGCAATGCTCCACTGGAGAATGTTAAGTTACAACATGCCATCATTCTCAAAAGTCGTCGGAATCACAAGGAAATGACTTtgcaaggagagagagggggggggagggagggaggagagagaggagagagggagagagagagagagacagagagaggacagagagaagagagacagaggacAGAGAGATGCAGAGGAATTCGCTCTCCAAATCCAAGCCTTGTGCCTTGTCCAGATCTTGGGCAGAAGAACATGGATGGCAAAACAGACCAAAAACAGGACCATGGAGAGCTCTGGGAAAACAGTTTGCTTTGATGGGAGGTTAAATCAAAGCAACCCATGACGAGTTTTTGcacttatggctgttgcagcatccccatggtcagacaatcaaaattcaggtgcttggcagcagactcatatttacgacggttccAGTGTCCCTGCGGTCATGGGGTCCCCTTTTGagacttctgatgagcaaagtcaacggggatgccagattcacttaataacttaacaactgaatatAGCTCGtccgcctggaacccacactgtatatcggccattaatacgattgagcaggtacagaggtatttcacaagaagaggagTCTTCCACTCTGCTCACAagagaatcccttacgccaccagccttgaaattttgggcttcgaCAACCTGGAACTGTGTCGCCTGTGGTTCGATCTAAGcatagtatacaaaattgtctgccacaacgtcctacctgtcaacaacttctttagcttcaaccacaataatacacgggcaaaccatcgatacaaactcaaggtaaaccgcttcaaactcgattgcagaaaatccgacttcagcaacagagttgtcaacgcctggaatgctccacctgactccgttgttacatcctcaaaccctcacagatacaacctcaaactgtctactgtggacctcaccccattcgtaAAAGATCCGTATAAGTGTACCAGCGTGTCTACTGAccgtcttactgtccccatttatctgttttTTCCTCCTTTGTTTCGGCTCATGTttatgtggctcagtggctaagacgctgagcttgtcgatcagtaaggtcagcagttcaaatccctagcgccacataatggagtgagctcccgttacctgtcacagtttctgccaacctagcacgtaaaaaatgcaagtagaaaataggaaccacctttggtgggaaggtaacagtgttccatgtcccttcggtgttgagtcatgccagccacatgaccatggagacgtcttcggacagcgctggctcttcggctttgaaatggagatgagcccctTAACCCCttaagagtcgggaacgactagcacatacatgcaaagggaatctttacctatatttgttatcttgtacatgtttgacaaacaaacaaacaaataaataaactgcaacgattcacttagtACCTGGGGTAAGAtcgtaaaataggacaaaactaaCTTAAGAAATGCCTTGATAATGTTACACAATGTGTAGTgtcatgatgagtaataattgaatatgaatattgagtggtacccatgaaaggaagattagaaatccttttggattatatataaaggttaattttaaaaaagaactaaattagatacaattaaagctttgattattagggggaaatgttatgatacaggatatagttaaataaaggataaggataacaacatatatatagatatgggtataacataagtaaattggatgtaaattgtaaacaatgatttggaaaggaggattagattgttattaaatattatggatgtttagctggaAAGGACATAAGGActcagtgttaatggaggattttagaaagagtaaatgaaaggccagtaagtggttatgtattaaatcttggtacattttatgatgaaggtcgtttaaacaattatagtcaaatgaaaatggagatatgatgatagtaacatgtataaatatctgagttaaaatacttgagttaatatgaattatgtttgttgactgtggaagagatgcacgaatgtctttttgtaaccaactgatgcactttctacagcatgtaagaaggatgtgttgtgtttgttttgaaaaataaaaataaaaaaaattattaaaaaaacaaatgccttgcttagcaacagaaactgggACTCCTTTGTAgttcgtaagtcgagaactatcaggatgattaataaataaaagtgactttttttagaaaaaacaaacaatcaaacagaaaAATAGAGTAAGTCCCTTACCTTAGATATTAAATCAATATTAACCGCCTGCCTTCTTTACAATTTGGGGATAGGTGATTTTCCTTGGTTCAGCTGCAGCTTCAGGGACTGGCTCATTTATGGCTCTCCGGTCTCCAATGCTGCTGAATCAGGCATGATTCTGTCAGCGGACTTCCCTTCCAGAGAAGTCCTTCCTGTGTCCTCTTCGTCACTGGTACCTTGTGGATCACTTCCTGCATCACTCGGAGGGCGGATCTCTTCGCTTTTGGCCCCACCGTCTGAAGACGAGCCTCCGTTCTCGACCTCGGTGACCGCAGAGGTTTCCTCGGAATCTTTAGTAAAGGCGGAAGTGGCTGAGGCAGATGGTCTTGGCAGCGCACCGGCTTCTTCAACATCTTCGTCTGAGTCCTGGCTGGGTTTGTGGGTTGGTTTTCCaccaaagagagaaagaaaaatcagtTCTCCAACAACCCTGATTTGCAATGTTCCACTGCAAAGGAGgtatcacttaccttccctaccaattCACAAATGTGAGGGTGTGCATATTCAGccacttccatgcatgcactcagccatccgcgcatgtgcttttggcCAAACAGGGACTAAATGAGATGCCATAGAGTTGGGGCGGATGGATggggccacccacaatttccgctataccggtttgggcaaaccgatccgaaccagtagaataccacctctagtccaGTGTAGGTAGAAGCTTCCCCCAACTTCAATGCAATAATAActttggagattctcaaccatccaggtcagtTGTCCCAAGgatgtttttttcccaaaaggagaatagaatggaatggaataggaaataatagaacaggaaataatagaaagagagagaaagagaaatagagctggaagggaccttggagggtcttctagtccagccccctgctcaagcaggagaacctatatgaTTTCAAATAATGActttccagtttcttcttaaaaaccccccactgatggagcacccacgatttctggagcaagctgttccactggttaattattctcattgttaggaagtttctccttacttccacattgttcttcttctccctttgattagtttccaaccattgtttcttgtcttgccctccgGTGCTTATAGGATAATCTGACCCCcgtcccctccccttctttgtggcagcctctcaaatactggaacactgctgtcatgtcacccctaattctcttttctttagattagccaaacccagatcctgcaaccgttcttgtaTGCTGAAGTcaccaggcctttgatcatctcagttgctc from Thamnophis elegans isolate rThaEle1 chromosome 12, rThaEle1.pri, whole genome shotgun sequence encodes the following:
- the LOC116516136 gene encoding LOW QUALITY PROTEIN: rab proteins geranylgeranyltransferase component A 1-like (The sequence of the model RefSeq protein was modified relative to this genomic sequence to represent the inferred CDS: inserted 4 bases in 2 codons; deleted 2 bases in 1 codon): MADHLPSEFDVVVIGTGLPESIIAAACARSGQQVLHVDSRNYYGGNWASFSFSGLLSWIKENQEQADPCEESTAWQDLILENEEAVPLNKEDQTIQNVEYFCYVSQDSDEDVEEAGALPRPSASATSAFTKDSEETSAVTEVENGGSSSDGGAKSEEIRPPSDAGSDPQGTSDEEDTGRTSLEGKSADRIMPDSAALETGEPNEPVPEAAAEPRKITYPQIVKKXQAVNIDLISKLLYSRGLLIDLLIKSNVSRYAEFKNVTRILALRDGRVEQVPCSRADIFTTNSXDNGEKRMLMRFLTFCLDFEQRPDEYQAQKDRKFADYLKTQKLTPNLQHFILHSIAMVSEADCCTIDGLKATQKFLQCLGRYGNTPFLFPLYGQGEIPQCFCRMCAVFGGIYCLRHAIKCLVLDKELRSQPDPSSTLSIIVTYFSDVHRCIK